The following are encoded in a window of Nibricoccus aquaticus genomic DNA:
- a CDS encoding DUF4886 domain-containing protein, whose amino-acid sequence MISSAHSPRFSSWLRWLVLLAALTTAAATAFGETVRILSIGNSFSENSLRHLPALAATQGVEIIVGEANMPGASLKRHASHWRAAQLNADDAEGKPYRDRRNPSAPPQSLAERLQADTWDYVTIQQFSQESFRPETYEPWAGEIVAAIRRYAPQARILVHQTWAYRDDHPWFAAKMPEASSPSLHATQSGEFLTPATMHAGLRAAYDELAARYGFTVVPVGDAFHLARQMPLWQVQFPDPSFDYKNPPADARPNEPGSLFVGWLWRKAPNAPAATFTLDATHANVAGEYLGACVFFETLTGRDVLSVTWHPAPLTDEQAASLRTAAHAAARPSLSPNSSSTPAPAGAPAAPRSELEQSTDRASSIGFSLRAGESGAPTHGRLQGRRIELLHLKDDTEIGLGTMDFAPIFKAVDTIGALRWQVVEIERYNHDPMESARHSLEKIREWDRV is encoded by the coding sequence ATGATCTCTTCCGCTCACTCGCCTCGGTTTTCTAGCTGGCTTCGCTGGCTTGTCCTCCTCGCCGCGCTCACGACGGCTGCGGCCACCGCGTTCGGCGAGACAGTTCGCATTCTGTCCATCGGTAATAGTTTTTCGGAAAACTCCCTGCGCCACCTCCCGGCTCTGGCCGCGACCCAAGGAGTGGAAATCATCGTCGGCGAAGCCAACATGCCGGGCGCCAGTTTGAAACGCCACGCCTCGCACTGGCGTGCCGCGCAACTCAATGCCGACGACGCCGAGGGCAAACCCTACCGCGATCGCCGCAACCCCTCCGCTCCGCCGCAATCGCTGGCGGAACGCCTTCAGGCCGACACTTGGGACTACGTCACGATTCAGCAGTTCAGTCAGGAAAGTTTCCGTCCCGAAACTTACGAGCCGTGGGCCGGCGAAATCGTGGCCGCCATCCGCCGCTATGCCCCGCAAGCGCGCATCCTCGTCCACCAAACCTGGGCTTACCGAGACGACCACCCGTGGTTCGCCGCGAAAATGCCCGAGGCAAGTTCCCCATCCCTCCACGCGACCCAATCGGGCGAGTTCCTCACCCCCGCGACCATGCACGCAGGGTTGCGCGCCGCCTACGACGAACTCGCCGCGCGCTACGGCTTCACTGTCGTGCCCGTGGGAGACGCGTTCCATCTCGCGCGCCAAATGCCATTATGGCAGGTCCAGTTTCCAGACCCCTCCTTCGACTATAAAAATCCTCCGGCCGACGCGCGACCGAATGAGCCCGGCAGCCTCTTCGTCGGATGGCTCTGGCGCAAAGCTCCCAACGCTCCCGCCGCCACCTTCACACTCGATGCCACGCACGCGAATGTCGCCGGCGAATACCTCGGTGCCTGCGTGTTTTTCGAAACGCTGACCGGCCGCGACGTCTTGTCGGTCACCTGGCATCCCGCCCCGCTCACCGACGAACAAGCCGCCAGCCTCCGCACTGCCGCACACGCCGCCGCCCGGCCGAGCCTGAGCCCGAACTCGAGTTCGACTCCCGCACCCGCAGGCGCGCCCGCCGCGCCGCGAAGTGAGTTGGAGCAATCCACCGACCGCGCCTCATCGATTGGTTTCTCACTACGAGCTGGCGAGTCAGGCGCTCCAACGCACGGTCGGTTACAGGGCCGCCGCATCGAGTTGCTCCACTTGAAAGACGATACCGAGATTGGCCTCGGCACGATGGACTTCGCGCCGATTTTCAAAGCCGTCGACACGATCGGCGCGCTCCGTTGGCAAGTCGTCGAGATCGAACGTTACAACCACGACCCGATGGAATCCGCCCGCCATTCCCTCGAAAAAATCCGTGAATGGGACCGCGTCTGA
- a CDS encoding helix-turn-helix domain-containing protein, producing the protein MDADPTIKTRLLSRPVRSRLGTIQLAGLNKSGFGVGVHNHTLRTLPHYALNYVLGGEGVYRDDKTRADQPVGRDDLVIFFPGKAHACGTLPGSYWDELWFEFYGPVFDLMRETGILNPARPIVPAKGSDYWLRRITNILPPAHLRTRTSADSIVLHFAHVLTDMVQSSDNATVAAAEDDWMHKACGLLADEEVDPAASEPKAVAKKLGLSYETFRKRFKASMGAAPGKYRLDARLDHAVALLYQGRHSVREIADLLGFCDEFYFSRLFKQRFGRPPREFRKQSRGH; encoded by the coding sequence ATGGACGCGGACCCCACCATCAAGACCCGCCTGCTCTCACGCCCCGTGCGTTCGCGGCTCGGCACGATCCAGCTGGCGGGCCTGAACAAGAGCGGCTTCGGCGTGGGTGTGCACAATCACACGCTGCGCACCTTGCCACACTACGCGCTCAACTACGTGCTGGGCGGCGAGGGCGTTTACCGCGACGATAAGACACGCGCGGATCAGCCGGTCGGGAGGGATGATCTGGTGATCTTTTTTCCCGGTAAGGCCCACGCGTGCGGCACGCTGCCTGGGAGCTATTGGGATGAGCTCTGGTTTGAATTCTACGGTCCAGTCTTCGATCTGATGCGGGAAACCGGCATCCTGAATCCGGCGCGCCCGATCGTGCCGGCGAAAGGCAGCGACTACTGGTTGCGGCGCATCACCAACATCCTGCCACCGGCGCATCTGCGCACGCGCACCTCGGCCGATTCCATCGTCCTGCATTTCGCGCATGTGCTCACCGATATGGTGCAATCCTCCGACAATGCCACGGTGGCGGCCGCGGAGGACGACTGGATGCACAAGGCGTGCGGATTGCTCGCGGATGAGGAGGTCGATCCGGCGGCGAGCGAACCAAAGGCGGTGGCAAAAAAACTCGGGCTTTCCTACGAGACGTTTCGCAAGCGCTTCAAGGCTTCGATGGGAGCCGCCCCCGGCAAATACCGGCTCGACGCGCGCTTGGATCACGCCGTGGCGCTCCTTTATCAGGGCCGGCACAGCGTCCGGGAAATCGCGGACCTGCTGGGCTTCTGCGACGAGTTCTACTTTTCGCGACTGTTCAAACAGCGCTTCGGCCGCCCGCCCCGGGAATTCCGAAAGCAATCACGCGGGCACTAG
- a CDS encoding LacI family DNA-binding transcriptional regulator, with translation MTQRTLAERCGVHPSTICLALRNSPAIPEATRLRVHKIAHELGYRPNVAARSLALLRGDKSSGGQLPLAWVNQHPDEHFWKRDPAGRRLLEACRTRAWALGYYLDEHWLHQPKMTLARLVNILIARGITGVLLPVHHCPEAVTASVWRELSVVVVNGRWPEAGFDEVHPDHFHNLDAVLTRLASAHAGDRRTGLALLRSFDAMSGGLMQARFLREQQGLPETRRIPVCLYDEDEIVARDQLQRWREQYRPELVLGRQMRSLLQPDSVTYWELQAASAPAEGPGLDERSDLVGQLAVDRLIAKIQSFERGPSERSQTLTIRGVWREAVARATVVAA, from the coding sequence GTGACGCAGCGCACCCTTGCGGAGCGTTGCGGTGTTCATCCCAGCACGATCTGCCTCGCCTTGCGAAACTCGCCGGCAATTCCGGAGGCGACGCGCCTGCGCGTTCATAAGATTGCGCACGAACTCGGCTACCGGCCCAACGTCGCCGCCCGCTCGCTCGCGTTGCTTCGCGGGGATAAATCCTCCGGCGGTCAGCTGCCGCTCGCGTGGGTCAACCAGCATCCCGACGAACACTTTTGGAAACGCGATCCTGCAGGCCGGCGACTACTGGAGGCCTGCCGCACGCGGGCGTGGGCGCTCGGTTACTACTTGGATGAACACTGGCTACATCAGCCCAAGATGACGCTGGCGCGCCTCGTCAACATCCTGATTGCCCGCGGCATCACGGGCGTGCTGCTGCCCGTGCACCACTGCCCGGAGGCGGTGACCGCCAGCGTCTGGCGTGAGTTGTCCGTCGTCGTCGTCAACGGCCGCTGGCCCGAGGCGGGCTTCGACGAGGTACACCCGGATCATTTTCATAACCTGGATGCGGTGCTCACGCGGCTCGCCTCAGCACACGCCGGGGACCGGCGCACCGGCCTGGCGCTGTTGCGCTCGTTCGACGCGATGAGCGGCGGGCTCATGCAGGCGCGTTTTCTCCGCGAGCAACAAGGCCTGCCGGAAACCCGGCGTATTCCCGTGTGCCTCTACGACGAAGACGAAATCGTGGCACGCGACCAGTTGCAGCGGTGGCGCGAGCAATACCGGCCGGAACTCGTGCTCGGACGTCAGATGCGAAGCCTGCTGCAACCGGATTCCGTCACGTATTGGGAGCTCCAGGCGGCTTCCGCTCCCGCCGAAGGCCCCGGTCTGGACGAGCGCAGCGACCTCGTCGGGCAACTCGCCGTGGACCGGCTCATCGCCAAGATCCAGTCATTTGAGCGCGGCCCGAGCGAGCGCTCACAGACACTGACCATCCGTGGCGTCTGGCGCGAAGCCGTCGCCCGCGCGACGGTGGTCGCCGCCTGA
- a CDS encoding GH39 family glycosyl hydrolase: protein MCCPVLHMSPAPAHPVLSAARATQSRELRVTPAWTQPGTPFRHTWEQVANVDQFRWMVRRDMQEQLELAQRELGVRHVRAVGMFDDEMRVFRPSPASFMGYESAAPRTNWQSMDYVIDSLLDRGLSPMFTTSFIPSALTSGPTTVFTTKGHTSPPDDWRAWAALVRESAQHAIERYGLAVVRGWYFEVWNEPNLHNWFWGGDKAQFLKLWQVTHNALKDVDASLRVGGPSCGRAEWIEDLMLFGAANNCRPDYLTAHVYNNDASVGEALAPFDGAQADRGSQSPNFAIGIMRGVRTQVDQLGHKGELHWNEWGRSFHGVDKRRESAAECAFIARLLGEVSQEADAFAYWCISDIYDQVGYGREAFHGGYGLLNLQGLRKPSYHTFQLLSRLGTERKPVPDFGVNALDGAIATVDASGRASVLVYAYQHDDVPVRQPLSVVVELPTGTKPGVIYRVDSMENNVVSRWQEMGAPDYLSRAQTAELQADNTLRASTSGVQVETINGRRCARFTMESPGVALLEIERE from the coding sequence TTGTGTTGCCCTGTCCTCCACATGTCACCCGCTCCCGCGCATCCCGTCCTATCCGCCGCCCGCGCCACCCAGTCGCGCGAACTTCGCGTCACGCCCGCCTGGACGCAACCGGGCACGCCGTTCCGCCACACGTGGGAGCAGGTCGCCAACGTTGACCAGTTCCGCTGGATGGTGCGGCGCGACATGCAGGAGCAGCTGGAGCTGGCTCAACGCGAGCTCGGTGTGCGCCACGTACGTGCGGTTGGAATGTTCGACGACGAGATGCGCGTGTTCCGGCCGAGCCCGGCGTCGTTCATGGGTTACGAATCCGCCGCGCCGCGCACGAACTGGCAGAGCATGGACTACGTCATCGACTCGCTGCTCGATCGCGGCCTCAGCCCGATGTTCACAACTTCCTTCATCCCGAGCGCGCTGACGTCCGGCCCGACGACGGTGTTCACAACGAAAGGCCACACGAGCCCGCCCGACGACTGGCGGGCGTGGGCGGCGCTGGTCCGCGAGTCCGCGCAGCACGCCATCGAACGCTACGGCCTCGCGGTGGTGCGCGGATGGTATTTCGAGGTCTGGAACGAACCCAACTTGCACAATTGGTTTTGGGGTGGCGACAAGGCGCAGTTCCTCAAGCTCTGGCAGGTGACGCACAATGCGCTGAAGGACGTCGATGCCTCGTTACGTGTGGGCGGCCCGTCGTGCGGCCGCGCCGAGTGGATCGAGGACCTCATGCTTTTTGGAGCGGCGAACAACTGTCGCCCGGACTACCTCACCGCCCACGTTTACAACAACGACGCCTCGGTCGGCGAGGCGCTCGCTCCGTTCGATGGGGCGCAAGCCGACAGGGGCAGCCAGTCGCCGAACTTCGCGATCGGCATCATGCGCGGTGTGCGGACGCAGGTGGACCAGCTCGGCCACAAGGGCGAGTTGCACTGGAACGAGTGGGGCCGCTCCTTCCACGGCGTGGACAAGCGCCGCGAGTCGGCCGCCGAGTGCGCGTTCATCGCGCGCTTGCTCGGTGAAGTGTCCCAAGAGGCCGACGCCTTCGCCTACTGGTGCATCAGCGACATCTACGACCAGGTCGGGTACGGCCGCGAGGCCTTCCACGGCGGCTACGGGCTGCTGAACCTGCAGGGCCTGCGCAAGCCCAGCTACCACACCTTCCAGCTTCTCTCTCGGCTCGGCACGGAGCGCAAGCCGGTGCCGGACTTCGGCGTGAACGCCTTGGATGGCGCCATTGCCACGGTTGATGCGAGCGGTCGGGCGAGTGTCTTGGTGTATGCTTACCAACATGACGACGTGCCCGTGCGGCAGCCGCTTTCCGTGGTCGTGGAGCTTCCCACCGGCACCAAGCCCGGGGTCATTTATCGTGTCGACAGCATGGAAAACAATGTCGTGAGCCGCTGGCAGGAAATGGGCGCTCCTGATTATCTTTCGCGGGCCCAGACCGCCGAGCTCCAGGCGGACAACACGTTGCGGGCGAGCACCAGCGGCGTGCAGGTGGAGACCATCAACGGACGCCGCTGCGCCCGCTTCACGATGGAAAGCCCCGGGGTGGCGCTGCTCGAAATCGAGCGCGAGTAA
- a CDS encoding Gfo/Idh/MocA family protein, with amino-acid sequence MSSPSTTVNLAVIGAGAIGIAQLRDLKAHASARVVALAETSAERGPAVAAQWGVPEWVPDYRTLLARADVDAVTIALPNHLHAPIALEALRAGKHVLLEKPMATNASDATELMHEATTRGLKLMVGQNARFAPEVQTARRLIAEGALGEVYHAKTAWTRRAGIPRIGSWFTQKKFAGGGSCYDIGVHGLDRCLHLMGEFDVVSVSGQTYSKLGPLGQGAGTWGHGDIDPTAVFDVDDLAVALLKLRSGRSVLLESSWAAHQEDADFNGTQLFGTAGGLIFPPLRLFRPGKYGYSREQVEATPDFVNPNRMAHFVDVVLGRVESYVPLAESVAVQRILDAIYASAATGREVRLDG; translated from the coding sequence ATGTCGTCTCCAAGCACCACCGTAAACCTCGCCGTGATCGGCGCCGGTGCCATCGGTATCGCTCAACTGCGCGATCTCAAAGCTCACGCCTCCGCTCGGGTCGTCGCGCTCGCCGAAACTTCCGCCGAGCGCGGACCCGCCGTCGCCGCGCAGTGGGGCGTGCCCGAGTGGGTGCCCGATTACCGGACCTTGCTCGCGCGCGCCGACGTCGACGCCGTGACCATCGCGTTGCCCAACCACCTGCACGCGCCCATCGCGCTCGAAGCGTTGCGCGCCGGCAAACACGTGTTGCTCGAAAAACCGATGGCCACCAACGCCTCCGATGCGACCGAGCTTATGCACGAAGCCACGACGCGCGGCCTCAAACTTATGGTCGGCCAGAACGCGCGTTTCGCCCCCGAAGTGCAGACTGCCCGCCGACTCATCGCCGAGGGTGCGCTCGGCGAAGTTTACCACGCGAAGACTGCATGGACGCGCCGCGCCGGCATCCCACGCATCGGCTCCTGGTTCACGCAGAAAAAATTCGCGGGCGGCGGCAGTTGCTACGACATCGGCGTGCATGGTCTCGACCGCTGCCTGCACCTCATGGGCGAGTTCGACGTCGTGTCCGTCTCCGGGCAGACCTATTCGAAACTCGGACCGCTCGGCCAGGGCGCCGGCACATGGGGCCACGGCGACATCGACCCAACGGCGGTGTTCGACGTCGACGACCTCGCGGTCGCGCTGCTGAAACTGCGCAGCGGCCGCAGCGTGTTGCTCGAATCCTCGTGGGCCGCGCATCAAGAGGACGCCGATTTCAACGGCACCCAACTCTTCGGCACGGCCGGCGGACTGATCTTCCCGCCGCTGCGTCTTTTCCGCCCCGGAAAATACGGTTACAGCCGAGAACAAGTCGAAGCCACGCCCGACTTCGTGAACCCCAACCGCATGGCGCACTTCGTCGACGTGGTGCTCGGCCGCGTCGAATCCTACGTACCCCTCGCCGAGTCGGTCGCCGTGCAACGCATCCTCGACGCCATCTACGCCTCCGCCGCCACCGGCCGCGAAGTGCGCCTTGATGGCTGA